TATAATAGACGTAAAATCAATACTGTTCAATGTTTATCGAGAgctattacaaatttatatgcTAAAAGCCTGATACATGGGATTCGTGTAATTATCTAAGAATAGTAAGTTGAAATTAATAATCTCGATAATGGATTTCCGCGGAAAACGTTTAATCTCATTCCAGTCAGGTTTCAGATTGTAATTTTCTACCATACGCccccgataatattatacttgagtactttttgtattacttatatgttatagttttaatgttttatgcatagtaggtacctatgggcACATTCACAAATGCTTAATTAAAtgcaaagaaataaaatatttttattgtcgttgattataatagattataatgcGTGTTTGAGGTATATGCGCTTATTATTAGTAGTGGAAGTAGTTTTCTTCCGGTcgatacatatacatacaatagCATTATAGCATTTTTACATCATtccataattttgtatataaatatcaacaGGGGTGCTATCTTTGGTATCAGTATTCAGTatcttaaaaatttacaatacttaaaaattacatggtttaaaagaaaaaatcggGTTCCTaaaattttaaacgaatttGAATAGACTTAAATATAGTCTATGACAAGTGGCGACCTTAGCAAATCGTTTAAACACCACTAATATGTGATTTGGccattttggaaaataataattgtattgttataggtactgtatactTATGCAGTTTTACACGACTTATATCGATAATTATCGTATAGTATTTGTGCAAATattcatatgtatattttaaacaagatAATTAACgttatgtttttgtaataatcaaactttgattaaatttaaattattgaattattaaaacaatagaaACACTAAAGGCCTGAAACATTGATACGCAATGCGAAACATTAAAGTATTGAGTAGGTATCCTTTCcgccatattatgatatacattatatattgttgAAGTAATTAGTCGTTTGGATATATTTTTTCCCAAAGGCTAAAAGTAAACCGGtaaaaaaattcgtaaaaaccacGTGGATAGAAAAAAACTCCATCTCATTTCGCTGCAACACTACTTCTTAACGCCTTATAATTTAAGGTAATGCGACGGATAACTTTTCGTTTCTAATTTCTGCTTCGtaaaagtgaatttttttttacgatccaAACTGCGTCTTCGGTTACGAATCTGGGCTGGGTGGGAGGGTTGCAAGACCGGGTTATCTTTTCACCGTCGGACGAAAGCCGCATAAGTAGTCATAATTATAAACTGTATTGAGAACGGTGGACGTATTTATTTTTCGGGAGAAAGTTATAGTCGTCACTGGAGGGTCGCATCGTACAATAATACtcttcgggggggggggggggggcatacaCGTCGCCTGCAgaggataataatatggtgtaatgatgataataatataacaatgtatataGGCAGTTGAATTGCGGGTGCCAAGTGGTGCCATTTTGGGTACCCTTGCAAAAATACGCTGGGGTATTTAGCGTTCTGGTGTACGATTTCGATGGCCGCGACGGCGCTAGTGTCAATAATGGCGATATTCTCCTGAAGGCGGCATCGCATAAGCTGTTCTATCCCCCTTTCAGCCTTCACAACATCCGACGACCAACACCGACGGCGGCGATCTTCCAGGATCCGTCCAGGTCTCCTGCAGCACCGATGtccatatattatacgcataggTCCATATAGGTGGCGAGTATAGTCGTAGTCTTCATCGCAGTCTgttatacttacatatattatgtaccggCACACAAGCAACCgctgtgtatttatattatatacaaatattatacataatacttaGATTTTCGGAGACGATACGCGAGTacgatacacacacacacacacacacacacatatttagGACAGAGCGCGTgtgtgaatatatatatatatatttaagcgAACAAAGCGAGTAAACACATACGGTCGCAGAGGGTGGGTTGGTGTTTGAAATAGGCGTGGGGGAGGGTAAGCTGAAAAGGGGTTTCGGTGCATCGATGGCTCTCCGAGCTCGTAGTCATGGAGACCGCGACACTCCCGCCGCCACCGCGCCCCTGCCGATGATGCCACTGCCGGTGCCGCCACCGCTGCTGCAGACGTACCGCGTTATATTTATTTCCTCCCgtaacaaaaaaacattataaaaggTCGTTAATTTCTCGCGTGAGGGTTGTTTTtcgcgttttattttattttaatcgcaCACACTCGTGTACATATATTTAGATtaggttatattattcaatttacacACACACGCGTTCGTTATTTATATGCACaggaaaaaaaatgcattgtaCGCAggtacgcatataataataattaataatgtcattattgtaataataataataataatacctaccaacACACAAGATTGCCGTCGCGACCCCAACACGTTTCGTGATGGCTGCGCCGTCAGTGCACCAGTATCGTATTCCGCGTGACGCGGGTAGGCTTTAGGTTGTCAAATTATACGTAAACGTGCGATGGAAATTTTTGCGTTCCGAAAGATATGGTTATCATGGCAACTAATGCCATGTGAGTGAATAACGTGATGTGCATTTTGATGTGCGTTTCCCTCatcggtttattattattagtatagaaATATGCCGCCTCTCCTCTACTTGCACTTTTAAATTCGGAGTTTTTGTAGGTACTTTATTCCAACGTATTGAaccacacattattataataataatatgtagtatacgCACGTCCATTCGACCGAAATAGCGacaaacgtattttattattattattactatattatattatgcgctcaaatttcgatattttcgttttcggttcgactataataatattatctacgatacaaatatagtatatttcatttataataatattttatttttatgtagtgAAACGtaccaaattaaattaaaccatAAGCGTTACTTACTGCACGTCTGCACTTACCTACTGTACCAAACAAAAGAGGgaccaaaatgtattaaagaattaattcacAAAATCCGCCAAGTACCTACTGatagcattgattaaatatacatgtatatttaatcaatgctgATAGTATGCCCGTATCTatatctatagactataatctTTCATAGTTAACGTTTTACTAAAGGGATACCGCCATACAGACGTAATGTCACTTTTGTAgaacaaaaactaaataatacttaataataatattatgtttaacctaTACCTAagtatcacatattatattttacaatacaacttTGAATATTCATATTTGATGTGATATGTACAGAATAtgccattttatataaataaaattttaaggtATTTGAAATCGGGTcaagaatattataaactttaagaTTAAaggatattatgtaaaataaaaaaatcattgtttacAATGTGTTACGTCATTCGTTTATTATTCAATGTgtgtacatttatattgtatattatatatacaatataaatattataacacagtaTATTCGTGTTAAtactttgtataaaatataatatattataatcgatgtGATATTGtgatgttaatattgtttacagACGTCAAACGTATTATAATTTCCTAGCGCGCATTGTATAAAGAGTCAATTTCACTCGAACACAGTAGtacacataacataatataatattaacatagacGCATTTGTCatctcataaataaaaataatattgtccgGCGCTGGGGTTGTCGGGctttaaaatatctaaagatgcaaacataataatataataatagaatgcattctatatattatgtacatattatgctGCGATGTATACGTCATGGTGTACAATATGAATTAGATTAATTTGTCAATGACGTTTACGACGCGTTACAACTTCGCGAACGTTATAAAGtctgtgaatattattaaacatatatataatattattatgtatactatccGACGACAGGCCGCTCGTTCACGAAGCGCATTAAACAGTCGacaaataaaagtttatagGTATTTTGTAGCGTTGAAACACGCGTGCGGTGGCGCGACGGCGGCCGACACACAATTTCAAAGGAATTTTTAAACGGTCGTACAATTTACGCCGTCCTCCTGAAGCTGtccgtatattattaaaaatataatattataatcgcacaGTAATTTATACGACcgtttgaaaatcaaaaatcaaaactttaCGGGGAAGATAGACGATGCGGTATCTAGCGGACAACGAGGGTTCCTTCTACTTTGGTTTCGGCATCGTCAGATCTGCAGTCGTACCGGTTTCGACATTTTTccttaataagaataattagcTGAATCACAAATAcgccaaattgtattataacatgTCCCACACAATCaaacattattttcttataatataaattggaaaaaaatgttttatgcaaAATGATTTCATAGTTATCAGGGTTTGATGTTAtctaacaatataggtaatgttgataaataaataatgatacctaaccatatttactaaaatacatattacatagattatatttaaatcgaaaattattatattagtgttattataacttaaactaataattagtatatgtatataggtatttgtgtattgtatatattatgagttacatatattatgtaaataatagagTTCCTAGTTCATATTTACctttctaatattaattataactacaaTAGGtactgttaaataaattaatataaaaaagaattcactacattttctatttagcGTTTTTAGTAGTTTTCGCTCGTCTATAGATTACTTTTTTTGTATCACGTATTCTATATCTATAGACGTTTTTAAATGCTATAAAATCCGTATTTCTATTagagtaataatagtaataaacgtTGTTAACTTATTTGTGAACATTTATTTAcggaaataaaatttaaataagtaactgaggttaatatttctaaaaaaaaaatcaaaagattCAGTCACAGCATTGTGCTGCACCTTGTAAAACAATGATGCCACCCCTTAAAGTGCAGATGATCCGCAATTCTGGCTTTTAAGTTTGTATAACGTTTCACACGTAGGTACATATGTGAtggatattataagttataacgtctagtggggattttttttcgtgtgatataataatacactaagcGTTTTCAAGATAATTCGGTTGGAATGTGTATACATACGcgtatatattgttacaataatacaacaatatcgTAACTGCGACATGATGGGTGTTACACGCAGGGCTCACCGGGTGGTCACTCGGTTATTGCGCTGACCAGACGGCTATacgatgtatatattttaataatgtacaacaataatgatataatgtccAAAATCGCAGCGACACGGTCAAGGGACGTTATTGCCCCTAACCCGTACACTACGCTGATCCGCACGCCATACGTTCCGAGGTCATCGTATTATAGCGTTAATCGGTGTGtacaagaataatattaaggtGTGTGCAGGTTTCTACAGTCGCAGTGGCCAAGAGTAGAGGTAGGTCGTACGATGTCGTCGGGTGTGCGTGGATCACGAAATCGTAATTTTATGCTATTACCAATGTGACTAGCAAATTCGCAGCATCCGCTAACAAaaggtactaataataaataataatgcgtgcacatattatacgatatataaactataattgacgtaaattgttacctattatttaatcatGTTGCAGCGGATGTCTAAATCGCATTGGTTACGATAACTAATGAAAACGGCGGCAGGGTAggggaaaaaaatgtttctgaataaaaaaaaaaatctgaacgTTTTGCAAAATCCTTTGGGTCGcgttataatactgttatatgCCGCATTGTGAATGTCCGCGACCAAACGGCAAATACAATGACGAGCTAAAAATCAATAGACGCTTATTGTTTTCGGAGAACACAAAACACGCGTACAATATTTCCAGCCAtcaatgactatattattattattattatattattattatattatacgcgcgtatacagtataataatataatattatagtattgtatgtGCATGTGACAAAGGCGTCAGTGCATCTTCTTCGATGTTTAAATGAGATTACGAAAACGAATTTGTTTTTCGTCGGAGGAAAAAAACCATCATTTTatcataacaataacaaaagtTACGCTCTCCAacttatatagtatgtatataattattgcagTTCTTACTTGTTAATCTAAATAACATAGTTTAAGGCCACATGGCccgaaaatgtcaaaaatataattgtaaccGTCATTTTTATAACGAACTCCGCGCCCGATCGTCTAGTATTTAAGTATGACTATACACCTATACCCCCacgtgtataaaaatattaaacagtatagacttaaaagaaaaacaatctATTCGATAAAATTGTTCGACTGCCGACGATGATCGTCAATaagcgtatacataatattataatcacgtaCCCACCACGtacgttattatttgtataatgatTTCGTGAGGTGGTTATGTAGAAATCCAAcagcaagtataataatattatgatgtgttcCGAACGGAGGGAGCAGCAACCTAGCTCCTATTggatttataatgatgtgtgccTATATACTCTTCCCTGTGACGCTCTCGTGCAGACGAACACGTGcttcaataatttttcattcGCGCACAATActtacgacatattattataataatatactcattacACACTGtcacactgtataataatattatgtgtgtacagGTGTAggtgcagtgtgtgtgtgtgtgcaggaggatttgacaataattttacattgaAATCACAATTAAATttgacattatataataatcttactgttccataatattgaatatttgcaGGTCTTACAAAAAACTTGTTTTcagacttttttaaaattttttttttacattttgtgaaCTGCCTCGGCGATTTGGGCCATCGGCTACAGGAATCTTAGCTCAGTTACAGACTTAACCTAATTTCAGACTTTTATAACCTATCATGACAtcgatatataggtacacacacgtGCGCGTAGACAAAATAACTCTTACCAAACATAAAGACGGTGTATTCAACATTGCTTAGACGGTATTATGATATCGATGTTTTCGTGcacaaatattatttcacattttgACTTCAGAAAGATCACGAAAATATTACAACCCAAATGCTGACATTGTTGCTACCacgggtatatattatataataactagataCCCGACTTCTTCTTATCAATGACGCTGGCAGCCATTTGCAATTTTGGCAATGTTTACTAATCGTTAGAaaggtaatatgataataaacaacaacATTTCATATCAAACAAGCCCGTACCCAATCAAAACGATTAGAATTTGTAAGCATTGCCAAAGTCATACAAATGGCGTCGggcatcataatttaataatgttgttgtacctatatatggagCCGGgtatctaattattaaacatatctGTAGTTGCTACTGACGATATTATCACGGAATCGCAAGAACTCGGGCAGGAATTCCCGAATTCATCTTTCGTGCCAGATGTTTAAACAAAACGTAATCATTTATTTCATAGACTATTAGCTCTTAGAAATTAGAATCTGAACGGATCGAGAAGTTATTTATTAGGTTGTAAGTTATTTATTAGGTcttttttactttcttgatttttaatcaattaagtatagtaattgaaatgaaaaaagtctgaattttgaacacttcaagaatttgtgttgaataggaaaataataaaaatgtaactcagttatgatgagtaggtgggtaatttagctagctttaatataaaatattaatgagagagatttgatatcacacccaagcggtataaccacttgaatccataaaaacgtcggcgtgaacagtcccaaaatttctattttttaacttttatcctcaactatgatagctagaaagttggttgataactcatcaAAAAGAGATTATCAAGTAGTTTCAAAATGtcgtattaaaattttttttttaaaaatatttaaattttcactgataaaaaaagagttattttttgctagattttcatttagcgaggtagatatccgaaactggagaacggattttgttgtttggggtttTGTtggattcacattggctaggaaaagtgcagtgaagattttcagaacttaatctccaatcgttaattcactacaaagctgtaaagctaaaaaacatcaaaaacgcccaataaaatttgttttaattttttttaatgttctgtagtgaattaactactAAAGATAAacttctgaaaatcttcactgcacttctcctaaccaatgtgaatctaacaaaaCCCCAAACAACACAATCCGCTCTCcagtttcggagatctatctcactaaatgaaaattatattttgtggggctgttcacaccgatatttttctggatttaaattgttataccacTTGGGTGTGATTATCAGTtgataaatttctaaaaattaaaactcaggaaagtttacatgccgatccctgacttggcaagcgtttttttgTAAACACTATTAATGTTGGTTAATGAaatgcatacaatatatattaatatgtacaactATCGTTTTGGGTACTTTTGTAATGTATTAGTACATTACTTACGGTATACGTGCAATTGAACAGTCGATAAATATGTTACTAATTTTGCAATTATCGTGTTAGTTATTTTTCAACAGAAGCTCAATTATCTTCGAAACACAGTACATATGATATTATGGTGTGCGTTATCGTTAAAATCGTTCCATATAAGTGTCATGTTCAGGAGAGTATTAAGTACTTGACATATATTTGATTTGAAGATTCCTTTTTCTTAACTGGCATTCCATCgctattgaaaatttaataaatcgtattacgcaacaatattatatataaatacaatacgaGTATACCGAAATGTTCATATTGTATTGCTACGTCTACACTACACAGTATACCATACTATAAAgctaatttcattaaatataaatcatggtGCCCTAAAATCACGAGTCAAGTTATTTTCACGATCAAAGTcgtttgtgattttattttcaatttgtcaTTTAATTTCCAAAGTTAAGACGAAATATTCAAATCGATTGTTAATGTATTTGCTGGTGATTCAATATGctcttaataataacattataaattctcataaaaaatgcaaatgttTTACCACGCCCACGCGTAGGTGCCTATATAgggaatataaataaatatttatactttttacgaCTTTATTTAAACTCATTATGCGCCgtcaactttttaaaattaatgttaatggGAAATTGGACTTAACTTCTTCATCACGcccatttacaaaaaaaaataaaataaaaatatttttagggtataagatttgaaatttgttttaatttcaagGAAAACTTTAATCAGTAGTTCAGTGCCCACCATTATAAATCACGAATGTGAAATTTGATGATATATAGGCCTGTGCgtagatattataagttatacattgAATTATACACCATGCGTCTCGTATACAACGATTGTACATCagataataacactaatattatgagtaatattatttgaattaatagttcagtgtttgtttatttaatttatgacttTATGTTTATCTAAAATTCATTGAATAACTTTACCCCTTGTGTATTTTGCGTGTAGTCCTCGTCAGTTCCATACATGCtacgaacaatattatacatataacacaAACTTCTATACAATCTTTGCATATtacatatgttatatttttgtaaaacatgaATACTAGCATTATTAAAGTGAAACTATTACTAGATTGTATGATTTTATGATGGAAATATGCGTAATcggtataataagtataataacacaCAGATAGTTAGTAGGCCTTAAACCTATacccatagacctataaactataatagacAGTACTTAGAGAGAGAggtcaggggtacgatatagagtgagcgagaaaaaaaacaaagtagTAAACTATAGTGTGACTActaccaaataaaaaaattgtgttacaataaaatctgccaatttttatattttattggtatcaTAACAACTGATTTGTGGTTATCAAACTTGTAGGCCTATCATGgtaaaaataaccataatacctatataatttatatatatgttaatgGTTGataaagaaaattgaaaaaaagctggtaagtgaatgtcactctgctgtacaataggttacaagtgggtcaatgtataatggattgcaTTAAACttcaattcaatgatataatatcattgtataagaaaaacggttctgagcggagacggtttgtcagtctggatattgtttattgttattatttattatagcctgtaagttgaattattatcattataatattattattagattctgagcggagctgaGCGATGGtcttacaatggtgtttatttagtttgtacaaactataatattattaacggtGTGACGGTTTACATAGCCAATAgccatattagttattttagttataactatattattattattattataagttatgaaccaaaaaaaaattttaaaaaatattatcaatattaatccatacatttttctttattaatctaaaatataaataactacattataactataatctaagacatttttttaatcggACAATTCGGGCAAACTGTCGAGTTGAAACGCTGATTGGAAATCAGGGAATGTCCGGCTCATAGACATACTGCGCGAAGGACGACGAGAAGACATTTTGCGGCGGACCGTCGGACCAGGACGCCGGGCGGCCACCGAGCCAACCCGCGCAGGGGATCTCGTTGGACCGCGACGACGGCGTGAGGTGCACTACAACATGCGGCCGACCCAAGCCGGCAGTACTCTCGACGGAGAGATAGGAGGATGCTCTGGTGCTCGACGGCGATTGCTATGACAAGCAGCGGCGGCAGCAGCCTGCACGGGATCAGGATCGGGAAGCGGCGAGCAGAGGACGAGTCTGGAAATCAGCCTTTGCCGGAGGACCACCACCACGAAAATGCTGCCCACGTCTGCGAAACCGGCTCGAGTTTTCGTTCTGGGGGCAGGCAGGCGGTCGGCCGGGCGGTTCGGACTAGAAAGCTTCCGGCTGCAGATCAAGGTGCGGGCCGTGCGTGCCGCGGATATGGTGACACAATAGGAGTAGGAGGAACTTTTGGAGGTGACGGTGAAACTGATCAAAGGGTAAGAAGATTGGCGGCGACGGCAGTTCCGAGAAGCGCGACACAGCttcgagtatattataatttggaaGCTCGCCGGTCAATCGTAGGGTGCgctgaaattgtaattttacggacaataattactaacaattttgacgatttttcgacatattgttatatattgctaaaatatatgcaatataatatatttgctatattatataataagtcgtAACACTCTTAGTTCATAAATACTGTATATACTTAAAACTATActcacgttataatatattatgttgtcattGTTTTTAGTAGTATGAATTTGATTTGGAGTTTGGACACGGGTTAGGCTGATCTGGCGCGGCCGGCTTTTCCTGTGatgtatatcatatacatatggTTAACTGAACGGATCTATAGATGCGCCGTGGCAGTTCCGAGAGAAGCGCGACAATAAACGAGcacataacatattatgctttatgataatttattttcgcGATTCTCTTGGAACTTCCACGGCGCGTCTAGGTCCGTTCAGTTGACCGTGTATATGATATACATCACAGCAAAAGCCGGCCGCGCCAGATCAGCCTAACCAGACCACAGCAGAACGAACACCGTCGTCGCTCACGGGCGCGGGCaacattacttaatattatgctTTCGGTGGTCCTCCGGCAGCGGGTGATCTCCAAATACTCGTCCTCGCTGATAGGAGCTCCAGTTCCGCGGATTGGACATTCCCCGATGATATTCCATCTAACTCAACCAGAGTTTCTCTCCAAGTTCGTCCGGTATTGCTTTGGTCGGTCGCCTGTGGTTAgtgtaaataattaactttaaacattttaatataggtacctaaatgaaCAAATCTCGTCACTATATGGtccaagatattattattatgtacaacattatggaattagttaaaatattatttcgattttgGCATTTAAAACggaaaagttatttattaaattatagctaGATGCCTATATAATGTTGTGTATatatacgataattattatgttatacctaggtacctaataagttataagacttataactaatatctgcagataattaatatgataatgaacAACGGATATAGATTATAAGCTCAACTAAGGAGGCCGGAGTAGTGGAATGGCTATGCACTCTCAAAAGTTACGCAAAGCctcctaaataaattattctctgAACTcactaaaatgaataaataaaaaaatgaattcactgattttttttttattagtttctatGGTGaaaaacaaagcgttagaaatacAAATCTcgtttttagtggtttttcgtaatttctTAGTGGTTTTCACCCGTgtcattaaataacttttgagaaaatcaaaaaatgacctctctaaagtaccatcttatATCATATCTAAAGTACCATCGAGTAtttaatatggaaaaataatgtaaataactgttataataatactaggtataaacatatttatcaataaGTAAAATACTTTTCAATCTTTTACAAATCTTTATTTCAATCTCCGTATGACTAACC
Above is a window of Metopolophium dirhodum isolate CAU chromosome 3, ASM1992520v1, whole genome shotgun sequence DNA encoding:
- the LOC132940613 gene encoding uncharacterized protein LOC132940613, yielding MLWCSTAIAMTSSGGSSLHGIRIGKRRAEDESGNQPLPEDHHHENAAHVCETGSSFRSGGRQAVGRAVRTRKLPAADQGAGRACRGYGDTIGVGGTFGGDGETDQRVRRLAATAVPRSATQLRVYYNLEARRSIVGCAEIQKPAAPDQPNQTTAERTPSSLTGAGNIT